A single genomic interval of Blastopirellula marina harbors:
- a CDS encoding tetratricopeptide repeat protein: MRYVSMLAILAIVAAGSFAQAQGLGQYKYKSRSNITVGRGGYADVTRPGGYSGSFSYNNYSHGNRGDYHHHHHGGGYGYRYPSYGSFWGGSGLSIGIGLTPYGYSYPTPYVYGYNAGYPLNYSGLYPYGTYYRPSDQYLEYYLPPTQPAELNYGPQAMKQFMGLPRDFAIEPQRSQSFGGLTSPSVVPEMVAKPNLPIEQPSPQAVERAARFIDAGNALFRQQRYSEALGRYKDAVAAAPGDAQGHLHKALAYLATNHPEEAVKAMKLAVQQDPNIASTNLTLDGLLDSNAAAKASIIEANARRAVADPQNADLLFCVGVLLHFDGDDAQAAKFFQAAKMGVGGGDLSYIDAFTKGNSQPVATGSGIEL, encoded by the coding sequence GTGCGTTACGTAAGCATGTTAGCCATTCTGGCGATCGTTGCGGCAGGAAGCTTCGCGCAAGCGCAAGGTTTGGGGCAATACAAATACAAGAGCCGCAGTAACATTACGGTTGGACGAGGCGGTTACGCCGATGTGACTCGGCCTGGCGGATACTCAGGAAGTTTTTCTTACAACAACTATTCGCACGGCAACCGTGGTGACTATCACCACCATCATCATGGTGGCGGTTACGGTTATCGTTATCCAAGCTACGGCAGTTTTTGGGGGGGGAGCGGGTTATCGATCGGGATTGGGCTGACCCCTTACGGCTATTCTTATCCCACGCCGTACGTCTACGGTTACAACGCTGGGTATCCATTGAACTATTCCGGGCTGTACCCCTACGGCACCTATTACCGGCCTAGCGATCAATACCTTGAATACTATCTTCCTCCCACTCAGCCAGCGGAGCTGAACTACGGCCCCCAAGCAATGAAGCAATTTATGGGGTTGCCCCGAGATTTCGCCATCGAGCCTCAGCGAAGTCAATCGTTCGGCGGACTGACTTCCCCTTCGGTCGTTCCGGAAATGGTCGCCAAACCTAACTTGCCGATTGAACAGCCAAGTCCCCAGGCGGTGGAACGGGCTGCTCGCTTTATTGACGCCGGGAATGCTCTATTCCGCCAGCAACGATATAGTGAAGCTCTGGGACGCTACAAAGATGCTGTCGCGGCCGCCCCAGGAGACGCTCAAGGTCACCTGCATAAGGCACTCGCCTACTTGGCCACCAATCATCCGGAGGAAGCGGTCAAGGCGATGAAGCTGGCGGTTCAGCAAGATCCGAATATCGCTTCGACAAATCTGACCCTCGATGGGCTGCTGGATAGTAACGCTGCCGCCAAGGCTTCGATCATCGAAGCGAATGCTCGCCGTGCGGTTGCTGACCCACAGAACGCCGATTTATTGTTCTGTGTTGGGGTACTCTTACACTTCGACGGAGACGACGCCCAGGCTGCTAAATTTTTCCAGGCAGCGAAGATGGGAGTTGGCGGTGGCGACCTTTCCTACATCGATGCATTCACCAAAGGAAACAGCCAGCCGGTAGCGACGGGAAGCGGAATCGAACTGTAA
- a CDS encoding peptidase M42, translated as MPAVTKLDLEEFLDILKQLVRHPSVVGSEHAFFRYLQRELEETHATVTLYEGLLVASGTQPDRMHISAHVDRHGLICTGPNEFQYAAFVARNRGDLLGDSVSEQTFQTIAERFHERFVQAYVPWSGTYLGKGTIKRSYLCERRGNLVFEVEGLDHVLPGTPVAYQDRLSISYGRVSAQLDNVLTTAMLIYLFRQGFQGTALFTAQEEAGRSWRFLLEWFRRCGIETQDLLVLDTSPFPDIATADAQQVVLRKRDANAIFNPQMVAKLEEACQKFGIRYMFKDEMLAKQNEQRVAEGKNPTSLGSTELGRVASASEGTIQGATLQVPTTGYHTPEESAALSSIEAILDVLCEVALEE; from the coding sequence ATGCCTGCCGTGACCAAACTCGACCTCGAGGAATTCCTCGACATCCTGAAACAACTGGTTCGTCACCCTTCCGTCGTCGGATCGGAGCACGCTTTCTTCCGTTACCTGCAGCGGGAATTAGAAGAAACGCATGCCACGGTCACCTTGTATGAAGGCCTGTTAGTTGCCAGCGGCACGCAGCCTGATCGGATGCATATTTCGGCTCACGTCGATCGGCATGGACTGATCTGTACCGGACCCAATGAGTTTCAATACGCGGCGTTCGTTGCCCGCAACCGTGGCGACCTTTTGGGGGACTCGGTCTCGGAGCAGACGTTCCAAACAATCGCCGAGCGTTTTCATGAGCGGTTTGTGCAAGCATACGTCCCCTGGAGTGGTACCTACCTGGGCAAAGGGACGATCAAGCGTTCTTACCTCTGTGAACGGCGAGGCAACCTCGTTTTCGAGGTTGAGGGGCTCGACCACGTATTGCCAGGCACACCGGTCGCTTATCAAGACCGGCTGTCCATTTCGTACGGGCGAGTCTCGGCTCAGCTGGACAACGTGCTGACCACAGCAATGTTGATTTACCTATTTCGCCAAGGCTTCCAAGGAACGGCATTATTCACGGCTCAAGAAGAAGCGGGGCGAAGCTGGCGATTCCTGCTCGAGTGGTTCCGCCGCTGTGGGATCGAAACGCAAGACCTGCTGGTGCTCGATACGAGTCCCTTTCCAGATATTGCCACTGCCGATGCCCAACAGGTCGTGCTGCGAAAGCGCGATGCGAATGCCATCTTCAATCCGCAAATGGTGGCTAAGCTAGAAGAGGCCTGCCAGAAGTTCGGCATCCGTTACATGTTTAAAGACGAGATGCTGGCAAAGCAGAACGAACAGCGTGTTGCCGAAGGGAAGAATCCCACCTCATTGGGAAGCACCGAGTTAGGCCGTGTCGCTTCAGCGTCCGAAGGAACCATTCAAGGCGCTACGCTGCAAGTTCCCACCACTGGCTATCACACGCCAGAGGAATCCGCGGCGTTATCCTCAATCGAAGCCATTCTCGATGTTCTGTGCGAGGTCGCGCTCGAGGAATAG